One genomic segment of Desulfocapsa sulfexigens DSM 10523 includes these proteins:
- the cas7c gene encoding type I-C CRISPR-associated protein Cas7/Csd2, whose amino-acid sequence MSEIIKNRYDFVLFFDVQDGNPNGDPDAGNLPRMDAETGFGLVTDVCLKRKIRNYVQLVKEAKRPFDIFIKEKAVLNNLIDEPYETDEVKKQEKSAEKVESARQWMCTNYYDIRTFGAVMSTGKNAGQVRGPVQLTFSRSVDPIIATEHSITRMAVTTEAEAEAQHGDNRTMGRKYTVPYGLYRAHGFISPHLASQTGFSEEDLELLWQALRDMFDHDHSAARGLMGTRKLIVFKHDSALGNASAQQLFEMVANPRLKDPANPARAFSDYTNIEVTGDLPSGVTVLEV is encoded by the coding sequence ATGTCTGAAATTATAAAAAATCGTTACGACTTTGTATTGTTCTTTGATGTCCAGGATGGCAACCCAAATGGTGATCCTGATGCTGGAAATTTACCGCGGATGGATGCTGAAACGGGTTTTGGTCTTGTTACTGATGTGTGTCTGAAAAGGAAAATTAGAAACTATGTACAGTTGGTTAAGGAAGCAAAAAGGCCATTTGATATTTTCATTAAGGAAAAGGCTGTTCTTAACAATCTTATTGATGAACCTTATGAAACTGATGAGGTTAAAAAACAAGAAAAATCTGCTGAAAAAGTTGAGTCAGCCAGGCAGTGGATGTGTACAAATTATTACGATATCAGAACCTTTGGGGCGGTAATGAGTACGGGGAAAAATGCTGGCCAAGTTCGAGGACCTGTGCAGCTCACTTTCTCCCGTTCAGTTGATCCAATTATTGCCACTGAACATTCGATTACCAGAATGGCAGTGACTACAGAGGCAGAGGCTGAGGCACAACATGGTGATAATAGGACCATGGGGCGCAAATATACAGTGCCCTATGGCCTTTACCGGGCCCATGGTTTCATCTCTCCTCACTTAGCAAGTCAAACTGGATTTTCTGAAGAAGATCTTGAATTGTTATGGCAAGCCTTGCGTGATATGTTTGACCATGATCATTCTGCGGCCCGTGGTTTAATGGGAACAAGAAAGTTGATAGTTTTCAAACATGATTCTGCCCTTGGGAACGCCTCCGCTCAACAGCTTTTTGAGATGGTTGCTAATCCTAGATTAAAAGATCCTGCGAACCCAGCAAGGGCTTTTTCCGACTATACAAATATTGAAGTGACTGGTGATTTGCCAAGTGGGGTGACAGTATTGGAGGTTTGA
- the cas8c gene encoding type I-C CRISPR-associated protein Cas8c/Csd1: protein MILQALCEYYERRAAEPNSKIAPIGFAWKEIPFVIVLDRHGKVVDLQDTRQMNGKKLVGRKFLLPKVQGRSGQNAWATACLLWDHFGYVLGHLKGESKKDAAKTIKQVRKQFDLLSEKERLEPGIAKALQFCEKYEIDAEKTIQSFGSFRKILLGLPENLQETKVISTVISSYKKDKEMADKQLGTFKKTINTLPPELLADEGVAAVVSFYATAEYQKVTGFDAWPSCREINGCNLTFRLDGDAGGIAEREAVITYQKSVALVPDETETREAYCLVTGKKQPIQRLHAATAIAGGKSTAGLVSFQKNSGYDSYGKEQGFNAPVGKYAQAAYSTALSTLLTSNNRIFVGDATTVFWAGKATQIENDFSLFFTDPPKDSDDPDAGIKAVRALYESIYTGSLAAESDIPFYVLGLSPNAARISVRFWSQGTVLKFAEKIKNHFDDLEIVRSGKDQEFFSLHKLLSHTAFDFKISNVPPNLAGAVMQAIFEGKPYPVTLFQQCMRRIRAERHVNRIRAAILKAYVNRRNRYYHKIENEEISVSLDKNNMNPAYRLGRLFAVLENIQKRAQGKETIRERFYGAASSSPVSVFPQLLKLKNHHLAKLKGGAGVYFETILGEIFSGIVEIPAHLPLDAQARFAVGYYHQRQDLFTKKEDKE, encoded by the coding sequence ATGATCTTGCAGGCACTATGTGAATATTATGAACGCAGGGCGGCGGAACCAAATTCAAAAATTGCGCCCATTGGTTTTGCATGGAAAGAAATTCCCTTTGTCATTGTTCTTGATCGGCACGGTAAGGTTGTAGACCTGCAGGATACCAGACAGATGAATGGCAAAAAGCTGGTGGGAAGAAAATTTTTGCTTCCTAAAGTTCAGGGTAGAAGTGGACAGAACGCTTGGGCAACAGCATGTTTATTGTGGGATCATTTTGGTTATGTTTTGGGGCACCTCAAAGGAGAAAGTAAAAAAGATGCCGCTAAAACGATCAAGCAGGTGCGGAAACAATTTGATTTGCTGTCTGAGAAAGAGAGACTGGAACCTGGTATTGCTAAGGCTTTGCAGTTTTGTGAAAAATATGAAATCGATGCTGAGAAAACGATACAGAGCTTTGGCTCATTTCGGAAAATTCTCTTAGGACTTCCTGAAAACTTGCAAGAGACCAAGGTGATTTCAACAGTTATTTCATCTTATAAGAAAGATAAGGAAATGGCTGATAAACAGCTTGGTACTTTTAAAAAAACAATAAACACACTTCCACCTGAATTGTTGGCGGATGAGGGAGTTGCAGCGGTTGTGTCTTTTTATGCAACAGCTGAATATCAAAAAGTTACGGGTTTTGATGCCTGGCCAAGTTGTCGAGAAATTAATGGCTGCAATCTTACCTTTCGCCTTGATGGTGATGCCGGGGGCATTGCTGAACGGGAGGCGGTTATAACCTATCAAAAATCTGTGGCCTTAGTTCCTGATGAAACGGAGACTCGTGAAGCGTATTGTCTGGTCACCGGGAAAAAACAGCCTATTCAGCGTCTTCATGCTGCAACTGCTATTGCTGGAGGAAAAAGTACAGCAGGTTTGGTTAGTTTTCAAAAAAACTCTGGTTATGATTCCTATGGCAAAGAGCAAGGGTTTAATGCTCCTGTCGGGAAATATGCCCAGGCAGCGTATTCCACAGCTCTATCAACTCTTTTAACTAGTAATAATCGTATTTTTGTTGGTGATGCAACCACCGTCTTTTGGGCAGGTAAGGCAACTCAAATAGAGAATGATTTTAGTCTGTTTTTTACTGACCCTCCAAAGGATAGTGATGATCCTGATGCAGGGATCAAGGCAGTGCGAGCCCTTTATGAAAGTATCTATACAGGGAGCCTTGCTGCAGAGAGTGATATCCCTTTTTATGTGTTGGGGCTATCTCCAAATGCTGCCCGTATTTCGGTACGATTTTGGTCACAAGGTACGGTTCTCAAGTTTGCTGAAAAGATTAAGAATCACTTTGATGATCTTGAGATTGTTCGTTCTGGCAAAGATCAGGAGTTCTTCTCACTCCATAAATTATTATCCCATACTGCCTTTGACTTTAAGATTAGCAATGTCCCTCCTAATCTAGCCGGGGCAGTTATGCAGGCAATTTTTGAGGGGAAACCATATCCCGTAACCCTGTTTCAGCAATGTATGAGACGAATTCGAGCCGAGCGTCATGTTAATCGAATAAGGGCGGCCATTCTGAAGGCGTATGTCAATCGTAGAAATCGTTATTATCATAAAATAGAGAATGAGGAGATATCCGTGTCACTTGATAAAAATAATATGAATCCAGCCTATCGGTTGGGTCGTCTCTTTGCTGTGTTGGAGAATATTCAGAAGAGGGCACAGGGTAAAGAAACCATTCGCGAGCGGTTTTATGGGGCAGCTTCCAGTTCGCCTGTTTCTGTGTTCCCACAATTGCTGAAATTAAAGAACCACCATCTTGCCAAATTAAAAGGTGGAGCAGGGGTCTATTTTGAGACCATATTGGGGGAAATATTTAGTGGTATTGTAGAAATTCCAGCCCACTTGCCCCTTGATGCTCAGGCTCGTTTTGCAGTGGGATATTATCACCAACGTCAAGATCTGTTCACCAAGAAAGAAGATAAAGAATAA
- a CDS encoding desulfoferrodoxin family protein, with the protein MTDRRNFLKGGIIAASALVVGSVNFASAASAPYTNIVYTAENPGKWDKKVGSHLPSITVEGSKVTLFTKHGMAAKHYIVRHTLVLEDGTVVGGKVFSGTDPEAKSSFELPAGYKGKIFATSFCNLHDFWVNEATV; encoded by the coding sequence ATGACAGACAGAAGAAATTTTCTTAAAGGTGGAATAATTGCTGCCTCAGCTTTAGTAGTAGGATCGGTAAATTTTGCAAGTGCTGCATCTGCGCCCTATACAAATATTGTTTATACGGCTGAAAACCCTGGAAAATGGGACAAAAAGGTGGGAAGTCACCTGCCATCAATTACCGTGGAAGGGAGCAAAGTAACCCTTTTCACCAAACATGGCATGGCCGCGAAACATTATATCGTGAGGCATACGCTTGTTCTTGAGGATGGTACGGTTGTGGGTGGAAAAGTGTTCAGCGGCACTGATCCTGAAGCAAAATCAAGCTTTGAGCTGCCCGCAGGTTACAAAGGAAAAATCTTCGCTACCAGTTTCTGTAACCTTCATGATTTCTGGGTTAATGAGGCAACAGTCTAG
- the rlmD gene encoding 23S rRNA (uracil(1939)-C(5))-methyltransferase RlmD: MTSSTYHIEKLLHGGLGLGRNEDKQKMLIEGVISGETVAAKIQSLKKNRNTAVATSIIEPSSERIKAPCQYYKQCGGCDFQHMNYPRQLQEKQAILKDLLQQSGNTILQEAATQILNAPLPSPSQTHYRQRIRLQVDNKQTLGFHKRRSHDCVAIESCLLATPKINDCLQKLLPQYAFNKLLNQTETVEILFDPDSSTVTLLIQFKRKPRPADKQHAQDLINTISELTNIFFIGDGFSVTGNASLSFTLPPLVPHTTKTVQLSLETGGFCQVNVEQNTNLVKTVLDFCAVTKKDTILDLFCGMGNFSIPLAERSQSVLGIEGQGSAIRSAIRNSSNAGQDNTIFKKQPIHAACSELAKAGSLFDCIILDPPRQGAPGLARVLSALCRKRLVYISCDPVTLCRDLEDLLQYGFVIKKLQPIDMFPQTHHIETVALLETA; encoded by the coding sequence ATGACTTCTTCAACATACCATATTGAAAAACTCCTCCATGGTGGCCTTGGTCTAGGGCGCAACGAGGATAAGCAGAAAATGCTGATCGAGGGTGTTATTTCCGGTGAAACAGTCGCTGCAAAAATCCAGTCACTGAAAAAAAACCGCAACACAGCTGTAGCTACATCAATTATCGAGCCGTCTTCTGAACGTATCAAAGCGCCCTGTCAATATTACAAACAATGCGGAGGATGTGACTTCCAGCACATGAATTATCCGCGGCAGTTGCAGGAAAAGCAGGCGATTCTAAAAGACTTACTCCAGCAGAGCGGAAACACCATACTTCAAGAAGCTGCCACCCAAATACTGAACGCACCTCTGCCCTCGCCATCCCAGACCCACTACCGACAACGTATTCGTCTTCAGGTGGACAACAAGCAGACATTAGGATTCCACAAACGTCGCAGTCATGATTGTGTAGCCATAGAGAGTTGCTTACTGGCAACACCGAAAATAAATGATTGTCTACAGAAACTCTTGCCGCAGTATGCTTTTAACAAACTTCTCAACCAGACAGAAACTGTCGAAATACTGTTTGATCCAGACAGTTCAACTGTCACCCTCCTTATTCAGTTCAAACGCAAACCGCGCCCTGCCGATAAGCAGCATGCACAGGATCTGATTAACACAATTTCTGAACTCACAAATATTTTCTTTATCGGTGATGGGTTTTCTGTAACAGGCAATGCTTCTCTTTCATTCACCCTGCCGCCACTCGTCCCTCACACCACAAAAACAGTGCAACTGTCTCTCGAAACGGGCGGATTTTGTCAGGTGAACGTGGAACAAAACACCAATCTGGTAAAAACGGTTCTCGATTTCTGCGCTGTCACAAAGAAAGATACCATTCTTGATCTATTCTGTGGAATGGGCAATTTTTCCATACCTCTTGCGGAACGGTCACAGTCAGTTCTGGGAATAGAGGGGCAGGGCTCTGCTATTCGCAGTGCCATTAGAAACAGCAGCAATGCAGGACAGGACAACACCATCTTCAAGAAGCAGCCAATTCATGCTGCATGCTCGGAACTGGCAAAGGCTGGCAGCCTCTTCGATTGTATCATTTTGGATCCTCCACGACAGGGCGCTCCCGGCCTTGCCAGGGTGCTGAGCGCCCTCTGCAGGAAACGTCTGGTCTACATTTCCTGCGACCCGGTAACTCTCTGTCGTGATCTGGAAGACCTCTTACAATACGGATTTGTTATCAAGAAATTACAGCCCATCGATATGTTTCCGCAAACTCATCATATCGAAACCGTGGCCCTCCTGGAAACAGCCTGA
- the lysS gene encoding lysine--tRNA ligase, producing the protein MSKENTQILNQRREKADALSDLGVNLYSNGFKPDNRIKELIPKGEHLAAETLDETNYTYSIAGRIMSMRKFGKAAFFHLVDSSGRIQVYIKKDALGDEIFSSFKKWDIGDIVGIEGKLFKTKTGELSVLADKLVMISKSLRPLPEKFHGLTDVETRYRQRYVDLIVTPQSRETFKKRVEIVRLIREFLSNRGFMEVETPMMHSVPGGATAKPFKTHHNALDMELFLRIAPELYLKRLLVGGFERVFEINRNFRNEGLSTRHNPEFTMLEFYQAYATYHDLMELTEEMISWLCDEVNDTMEIEYQGTRVNLAPPWKRMTMDEALTEVAGIDAADLADDEKVLSLAREKGIQLEEQAGPGKAKTELFELLVEEKLIDPTFITAYPTEVSPLARRNEENPDVTDRFELFVTGRELANAFSELNDPIDQRQRFQKQIDEKGNDDEIHSVLDEDFVRALEYGMPSAAGEGIGIDRLVMLLTDSPSIRDVILFPHLKPEVPKEQKKKKKKKSV; encoded by the coding sequence ATGAGCAAAGAAAATACGCAAATCCTAAATCAACGTCGAGAAAAAGCAGATGCCCTGTCCGATCTTGGTGTTAACCTCTATAGCAACGGGTTCAAGCCGGACAACCGGATAAAGGAACTCATTCCAAAAGGGGAACATCTGGCTGCTGAGACCCTGGATGAAACCAACTATACCTATTCTATTGCCGGCCGCATTATGTCCATGCGCAAATTTGGCAAAGCGGCTTTTTTCCACCTTGTTGACAGTTCAGGACGTATTCAGGTCTACATCAAGAAAGATGCTCTTGGTGATGAAATTTTTTCCTCTTTCAAAAAATGGGATATTGGCGATATTGTCGGAATAGAAGGCAAACTTTTCAAGACCAAAACCGGGGAACTTTCTGTCCTGGCTGACAAACTGGTGATGATTTCCAAGTCCTTGCGTCCCCTACCTGAAAAGTTCCATGGTCTCACCGATGTGGAAACACGATACAGGCAACGCTACGTCGATCTGATTGTTACTCCTCAAAGTCGCGAAACATTCAAGAAACGTGTGGAGATCGTCCGCCTGATTCGTGAGTTTCTCTCCAATCGTGGCTTTATGGAAGTTGAAACTCCCATGATGCATTCTGTACCAGGTGGTGCTACTGCCAAACCGTTCAAGACCCATCACAATGCTCTTGACATGGAGCTTTTTCTCCGCATTGCCCCGGAACTCTATTTAAAACGACTTCTCGTTGGTGGCTTTGAACGCGTCTTTGAGATTAATAGAAATTTCAGAAATGAAGGACTTTCCACCCGGCATAACCCTGAATTCACCATGCTCGAATTTTATCAGGCCTATGCCACCTATCACGATCTGATGGAACTCACCGAAGAGATGATTTCCTGGCTTTGTGATGAAGTCAATGACACCATGGAAATTGAATATCAGGGAACCAGAGTCAACCTTGCCCCTCCCTGGAAACGTATGACCATGGATGAAGCCCTCACCGAAGTAGCTGGAATTGATGCAGCCGATCTTGCCGATGACGAAAAGGTGCTCAGTCTTGCCAGAGAAAAAGGCATCCAGCTCGAAGAACAGGCTGGACCGGGAAAAGCAAAAACCGAACTTTTTGAACTCCTTGTTGAAGAAAAACTTATTGATCCGACATTTATCACTGCCTATCCGACCGAAGTATCGCCACTCGCAAGAAGAAATGAAGAAAACCCCGACGTCACTGACCGCTTTGAGCTCTTTGTCACCGGCCGGGAACTGGCCAATGCCTTCAGCGAGTTGAATGATCCGATAGATCAGCGGCAGCGCTTTCAGAAACAGATCGATGAGAAAGGGAATGATGACGAAATCCATTCGGTTCTCGATGAAGACTTTGTCCGCGCCCTTGAGTATGGTATGCCATCGGCCGCTGGAGAAGGTATCGGCATTGACCGACTGGTGATGCTCCTCACTGATTCCCCATCAATTCGTGACGTTATCCTCTTCCCACATTTAAAACCAGAAGTTCCAAAAGAGCAAAAAAAGAAAAAGA
- the cas5c gene encoding type I-C CRISPR-associated protein Cas5c, translated as MGKNEKTFCLEVWGDYACFTRPEMKVERVSYDVITPSSARAIFEAIFWKPAIRWHIRKIEVLNPINWISVRRNEVGALASRSKKEIFIESNRQQRAGLFLRDVHYRIHAWLEYIPVDKRKKIACQVPVQLWDDGEKDQIQESLDAWQNGKDENPGKYLAMFERRARKGQCFTQPYLGCREFSAFFRLVDRPDQEKARPIQDNRDLGFMLYDLDFTNPENPIPAFYRPEMVNGRIDVPAWQSEEVRK; from the coding sequence ATGGGAAAAAATGAAAAAACATTCTGCTTAGAAGTGTGGGGGGATTACGCTTGCTTCACTAGGCCAGAGATGAAGGTTGAGCGGGTCAGTTATGATGTCATCACTCCTTCTTCGGCACGGGCAATTTTTGAGGCAATCTTTTGGAAACCAGCAATTCGCTGGCATATTCGAAAAATAGAGGTGTTAAACCCTATAAACTGGATCTCTGTGCGCCGTAATGAAGTTGGGGCGTTGGCATCTCGAAGTAAAAAAGAAATCTTTATTGAATCGAACAGGCAACAACGGGCAGGCTTATTTTTGCGTGATGTTCATTACCGAATTCATGCCTGGCTTGAGTATATACCTGTTGATAAACGTAAGAAAATTGCCTGCCAGGTCCCCGTTCAACTTTGGGATGATGGCGAAAAGGATCAAATTCAGGAAAGCCTGGATGCCTGGCAGAATGGTAAAGATGAAAATCCCGGTAAATACTTAGCCATGTTTGAACGCCGTGCCAGGAAGGGGCAATGCTTTACCCAGCCATATCTAGGCTGCCGTGAGTTCTCTGCCTTTTTCCGTCTTGTTGACCGTCCAGACCAGGAGAAGGCCAGGCCCATTCAAGATAATCGTGATCTGGGTTTTATGCTCTATGATTTGGATTTTACCAATCCAGAAAATCCGATCCCTGCTTTTTATCGCCCTGAAATGGTGAATGGGCGGATTGATGTGCCAGCTTGGCAGAGTGAAGAGGTGCGCAAATGA
- the rhuM gene encoding virulence protein RhuM/Fic/DOC family protein, with amino-acid sequence MTFEQGELILYQFYDGKVGVDVRLKDESVWLTLNQISDLFERDKSVISRHLRNIFQSGELVREATVAENATVQQEGTREVSRIIEWFNLDAIISVGYRVNSKRGTQFRIWATSILKEHLVQGCTLNQKRLAEKGLDDARQMLGLLANTLEDHKLVNDEGRGVLSIVTAYAKTWQLLWQYDEASLAIPKSMDLLSEALEIDQARPAISSLKQELLSRSEATGIFGQERGEGLAGVLGAIQQTFGGQDLYPSVQEKAANLLYFIIKDHPFVDGNKRIGSFLFLLFLRLNRDVLDFDDKALVALTLLIASSDPAQKDLLIRLVINLLTNEKG; translated from the coding sequence ATGACCTTTGAGCAAGGTGAATTGATACTTTATCAGTTTTATGATGGAAAGGTTGGAGTCGATGTACGTCTTAAAGACGAATCGGTCTGGTTAACACTGAACCAGATTTCAGATTTGTTTGAACGTGACAAATCAGTGATTTCAAGGCATTTACGTAATATTTTTCAGAGTGGTGAACTTGTTAGAGAGGCAACTGTTGCAGAAAATGCAACAGTTCAACAAGAAGGGACTCGTGAGGTCTCACGAATTATTGAATGGTTTAATCTTGATGCCATAATTTCTGTTGGCTATCGAGTTAATTCAAAGCGAGGTACACAGTTCAGGATCTGGGCAACTTCGATCCTGAAAGAACATCTGGTACAGGGATGTACTTTAAATCAGAAGCGATTGGCAGAGAAAGGTCTTGATGATGCCAGGCAAATGCTGGGACTTCTAGCCAATACTTTGGAAGACCATAAACTGGTGAATGACGAAGGGCGAGGAGTGCTTTCTATTGTTACTGCTTATGCCAAAACATGGCAACTTCTCTGGCAGTATGACGAGGCTTCTCTGGCAATTCCGAAGAGTATGGATCTATTATCTGAAGCGTTAGAGATTGATCAAGCACGTCCGGCCATCAGTTCTTTAAAGCAGGAATTGTTGAGTAGAAGTGAAGCAACAGGCATCTTTGGTCAGGAGCGGGGCGAAGGTTTGGCTGGGGTTTTAGGTGCTATTCAGCAGACGTTTGGTGGACAGGATCTCTATCCCAGTGTGCAAGAGAAAGCAGCTAATTTACTATATTTCATTATTAAGGATCATCCCTTTGTTGATGGCAATAAGCGTATAGGTTCTTTTCTTTTTTTGCTGTTTCTCAGGTTGAATCGTGATGTGTTGGATTTTGATGATAAGGCTTTGGTGGCATTAACTCTGCTCATAGCATCAAGCGACCCAGCTCAAAAAGATTTACTAATTCGTCTTGTTATTAATTTACTCACAAACGAGAAAGGGTAG
- a CDS encoding CRISPR-associated helicase/endonuclease Cas3 yields MKIAHAMFDEELQKLSPHYLKEHLQGVSLYAGNFSKSFFNSDWGRAAGLLHDLGKGSSEFQEYIRKVTGFECDGYVRNVPGHGPNHSSHGAVWANENLQGPGRVFAYLIAGHHAGLPDWQNEIGGGGCLSTRLTKDEVDKLPSLSASWLQEGTDSLLSPQSLPCKDGIRLDIFHLWVRMLFSCLVDADYLDTEGFMDKDKNACRSTQKFIIELKTKFDAYMDSLVSGAESTKVNILRQEILADCQNAAELDPGFFSLTVPTGGGKTLSGMAFALKHAIRHGKTRIIIVIPYTSIIEQTAQEYKNIFGEVNVLEHHSSLDPDQETVAARLASENWDAPIIVTTNVQLFESLFAAKSTKCRKLHNIVNSVIICDEAQMLPPEYLQPILTTMKGLVDSFNVSIVLCTATQPALTGEIGTGSARFTGIDRSKVREIINDPERLGQQFQRVVVQQAGKYEQWESLADELATYPQILCVVNTRKDCRDLHALMPEKSILLSANLCGEHRSKIIAEIKSALKNKKPIRVISTQLVEAGVDIDFPVVYRAMAGFDSIAQAAGRCNREGELQENGEKIKGKVVVFQAPKLAPPGFLRKGADAGSEIMRRDPEGCENLRPDTFQRYFKLFYGNGVASFDQKDMQSLLVKDAGRGEFQFRTAAQKFKLIDDQNQVAVVVWYSGDKTSGQQLIGQLKKYGPSRKLFRKMQRFTVSIPERQFAGIKDSVVEEVQGIWCQAVDYAYDETLGFVGLDMKPNDGAIII; encoded by the coding sequence ATGAAAATTGCCCACGCCATGTTTGATGAAGAATTACAGAAATTATCTCCTCATTACCTTAAAGAGCATTTGCAAGGAGTTTCGTTGTATGCCGGTAATTTTTCAAAATCATTCTTTAATTCTGATTGGGGGCGGGCGGCAGGATTACTCCATGATCTTGGTAAAGGGTCATCAGAGTTTCAGGAGTATATTCGTAAAGTAACAGGATTTGAATGTGACGGTTATGTTAGGAATGTTCCTGGTCATGGCCCAAACCATTCAAGTCATGGTGCTGTTTGGGCTAATGAAAACTTGCAGGGGCCTGGAAGGGTTTTTGCGTATCTCATTGCTGGCCATCATGCTGGCTTACCGGATTGGCAGAATGAAATAGGTGGGGGAGGCTGTTTGAGTACCCGTCTTACAAAGGATGAGGTGGATAAACTTCCTTCTTTATCTGCGAGTTGGCTACAGGAGGGGACTGATAGTTTACTTTCTCCTCAAAGTCTGCCGTGTAAAGATGGGATACGTTTGGATATCTTTCATCTATGGGTACGAATGCTTTTTTCTTGCCTGGTTGATGCCGATTACCTCGATACTGAAGGCTTTATGGATAAAGACAAGAATGCTTGTCGTAGCACCCAGAAGTTTATTATCGAGTTAAAGACAAAATTTGATGCATATATGGATTCTCTCGTTTCTGGAGCGGAATCGACAAAGGTGAATATTCTAAGGCAGGAAATTTTAGCGGATTGTCAAAATGCGGCAGAACTTGATCCCGGTTTTTTTAGCCTGACAGTGCCAACTGGCGGAGGAAAAACCCTTTCAGGGATGGCTTTTGCATTAAAACATGCCATTAGGCATGGTAAAACTCGTATTATCATTGTTATCCCTTATACCTCAATTATTGAACAGACAGCCCAAGAGTACAAAAATATCTTTGGTGAAGTAAATGTCCTTGAACACCATTCCAGTCTTGATCCTGATCAGGAAACAGTTGCGGCAAGGTTGGCCAGTGAAAATTGGGACGCGCCTATAATTGTAACGACAAATGTTCAGCTGTTTGAATCCCTCTTTGCTGCTAAAAGTACAAAATGTAGAAAACTGCATAATATCGTCAATTCTGTCATTATCTGTGACGAAGCCCAGATGTTACCCCCTGAGTATCTTCAGCCAATTTTGACTACCATGAAGGGGCTGGTTGATTCTTTTAATGTCTCCATTGTCCTGTGTACTGCTACTCAACCAGCCTTAACGGGTGAGATTGGTACGGGTAGCGCAAGATTTACTGGCATAGATCGAAGTAAGGTTCGAGAAATTATTAACGACCCCGAAAGGCTCGGGCAGCAGTTCCAACGAGTTGTGGTCCAGCAGGCGGGGAAATATGAACAGTGGGAGAGTTTAGCCGATGAACTGGCTACTTATCCACAGATTCTTTGTGTGGTTAATACTCGGAAAGATTGTCGTGATCTTCATGCTCTTATGCCTGAAAAGTCTATTCTACTATCGGCAAATCTATGTGGTGAGCATCGTAGCAAAATAATTGCTGAGATCAAATCAGCTCTAAAAAATAAAAAACCTATTCGAGTTATAAGTACACAGCTGGTTGAGGCTGGTGTTGATATTGATTTTCCGGTGGTTTATCGGGCCATGGCTGGGTTTGATTCCATTGCCCAGGCTGCTGGACGATGTAATCGCGAAGGAGAATTGCAGGAGAATGGTGAAAAGATAAAAGGCAAGGTGGTTGTTTTTCAAGCACCTAAGCTTGCTCCTCCAGGATTCTTGCGAAAAGGAGCAGATGCTGGCTCAGAAATTATGCGTCGTGATCCCGAGGGTTGTGAAAATCTTAGGCCCGATACTTTTCAGCGATATTTTAAATTGTTTTATGGCAATGGTGTTGCCAGTTTTGATCAAAAGGACATGCAGTCATTACTTGTTAAGGATGCTGGTCGCGGAGAATTTCAATTTCGAACAGCTGCCCAAAAATTTAAACTTATTGATGACCAGAATCAGGTGGCGGTGGTGGTTTGGTATTCTGGCGACAAGACGAGTGGTCAGCAGCTTATCGGCCAGTTAAAAAAATACGGCCCAAGTCGTAAGCTGTTCCGTAAGATGCAACGCTTCACGGTTAGCATTCCTGAACGACAGTTCGCAGGAATTAAGGATAGTGTTGTGGAAGAGGTGCAGGGGATTTGGTGTCAGGCGGTTGATTATGCCTATGATGAAACCTTGGGCTTTGTAGGGTTGGATATGAAGCCCAATGATGGGGCAATTATTATATAA